The genome window TTTTCacagttgaaaaatcaaattccacTTATGGAAGATCGGATTCCACCTAGGGATTCCGAATTCCGATCTTCTATAGATGAGTTCATATCTTTCACAGCTGAAGcatcatatttttattttccttatttttagGTGGTCACACTACAAGCCGTGCTTTGAATTCCCGATGCAAAATTCTTCAAGCTTGCAGCTTGACTACTGTGTGGAGGATGAGAAGGTCATTTTGGTCATGAGAGTTGAACAATcgctttgattttttattgattttttaatacgTTTTATAATAGTAGTTTTGTTTTATCTTTCGGCTTATTCAGAATAAATTATTGGTTCAgttgtttcagattttcaggcTTAACAATTCaggtttaaaaattcaggCTAAAACTTTTAGGCTCTTTTCCAATTCTCCGTCTCCCGGAATCTGCGCTGCAAGAGTCTTTGAAATTGATGAGCATGAGGGATCagtaagttaaaaaaaactatttttacgtttttttttacattttatttgtttcaggTTAGCTGTATCAGTTCTCTCGAAGAAAACAAAACGACTTATTACATCAGttgtgaataaaaatcaagCCATCGGTTATGTAGAAATGACATCATCAACATCAATTTTGTTAACACTTCGGAGCAGATCGTTTACTTCTTCAATCAAATGTAGAAATACGCGAATATTTAAACAACAGATACATAACTACATACGTAGATGTTCCAGGATTTACTGAGAAACAATGGTTCAAACATATTACTGATGTTTTCTTCAGGAATCcgtatacatttttgaaaatcagataCTCAGCAGGAAGAAGTATTGAAGAGGTATTTGAATATACAAAGGAACTGCAAATACAGGGTTTGAAAGTTGAGTACTCTTTAATTCAAAACTGCGAGCTTCTCAAACTGTTCCCATCACTAATATATTTAACCGTTTATGGCCAGGATCCACTTCCAAAATCTTTCCTCAATCTGAGTTTAGAGGGTCTAGAACTTTATTACATTGATGTGACACTCGACGAGCTTCTAGCTTTAAATCACTCTGAATTTGCTCTAAGCACTCAGAATTGTTCCGATAATGATATAAACCTCTTCCTGAAACATTGGATAAGGGGATCAAACCCAAACCTCAAAAGTCTCAATTTATATACATCGAATGAGGAACAAGTGTTTAATAGGGATATTTTCAAAGGTGTTGATGGTATTGAAATgttgagagaaaaattggaacgattttttccgaccAGACAAATGTTCGAAGTCAGAAGACGTGATGGAACGAAAGCAATCTGCGAGGTTGACTCATCAAATCCGCTATATTTTTCTATGCAAGTCTATTGatagtttttaatgtttttctgtGGAATAAAGTGTGATAAGCAATACTGTCCAGttctacaataaaaaataaacgatTCATTTTAATGTCAAGAAATCTTACATCCGCGTAGTTATTGAGGTAGTTATTTCAGAGACTCATTACAAATCCTTATCTCATACCAGGAACTGTTTCAAGTCATGGAGATCTGCAATCTACTCTACTTGACCTCATCTAGAAATTACACTTTTCGCTTGGCTGTCTGAACCTCTCGTCTATCTTCCCACGCTAGATGGTCCTGCCATCTGCTCCATCAACTCACCTAACGGACCATCTATCTAATTCTTTGTGTTTTCTCATCGTCATGACTGCCGTCTCTTTTCCAATTCTCCGTCTCCCGGAATCTGCGCTGCAAGAGTCTCTGAAACTGATGAGCATCAGGGATCGGTAAGTTTCAAATCACTTCATGATCGGTTTCTAACTTTCCAACTCAACTTTGTTTCAGGTTATCCGTATCAGTTCTCTCGAAAAAAGCAAAACGACTTTTTACAGTTGTGAATAAAAATCCAATCACTGCTGTAGTAAGCATGACATCAACATCATTTTGTTTTAACAGCAGAccgtttcaacattttcaatttgttctcAATTCCGACAAATCAAATGTAGAAATACGCAAGTATTCAAGAAACGGATACAAATGGACATATTTAAATGTACCAGGATTCGCTGAGAAACAATGGTTCAAACATATTACTGATGTTTTCTTTAGGAACCAATGTACGATTTTGATAATCGAAAATTCACCAGGTAGAAGTATTGAAGAAATATGTGAATGTacaaagaaactgaaaatagtAGAATTGCGAGTTGATcactctaaaattcaaaactaccAGGTTCTCGAACTGCTCCCGTcactaaaaaagttaaaagttCGTAGCCTAGAAGGCCCAAATCCTAAATCCATCCTCACTCAGAGTTTAGAAAGTATAGATATTAACAGTTTGAATGTGACACTCGATGATCTGCTAGCTTTAAATCACACTGATTTCACACTACACACTCAGAGTTGTTCCGATAGTGATATGAATCTCTTCCTGAAACATTGGATCAAGGGATCACACTCCAATCTCAAAAGTCTTgcaatatatatatttaaatatatatttaaatattgcAAGACTTTTGAGATTGGAGTGTGATCCCTTGATCCAATGTTTCAGGAAGAGATTCATATcactatatatatatttaaatattgcAAGACTTTTGAGATTGGAGTGTGATCCCTTGATCCAATGTTTCAGGAAGAGATTCATATCACTATCGGAACAACTCTGAGTGTGTAGTGTGAAATCAGTGTGATTTAAAGCTAGCAGATCATCGAGTGTCACATTCAAACTGTTAATATCTATACTTTCTAAACTCTGAGTGAGGATGGATTTAGGATTTGGGCCTTCTAGGCTACGaacttttaacttttttagtgACGGGAGCAGTTCGAGAACCTggtagttttgaattttagagtgATCAACTCGCAATTCTactattttcagtttctttgtACATTCACATATTTCTTCAATACTTCTACCTGGTGAATTTTCGATTATCAAAATCGTACATTGGTTCCTAAAGAAAACATCAGTAATATGTTTGAACCATTGTTTCTCAGCGAATCCTGGTACATTTAAATATGTCCATTTGTATCCGTTTCTTGAATACTTGCGTATTTCTACATTTGATTTGTCGGAATTgagaacaaattgaaaatgttgaaacggTCTGCTGTTAAAACAAAATGATGTTGATGTCATGCTTACTACAGCAGTGATTGGATTTTTATTCACAACTGTAAAAAGTCGTTTTGCTTTTTTCGAGAGAACTGATACGGATAACCTGAAACAAAGTTGAGTTGGAAAGTTAGAAACCGATCATGAAGTGATTTGAAACTTACCGATCCCTGATGCTCATCAGTTTCAGAGACTCTTGCAGCGCAGATTCCGGGAGACGGAGAATTGGAAAAGAGACGGCAGTCATGACGATGAGAAAACACAAAGAATTAGATAGATGGTCCGTTAGGTGAGTTGATGGAGCAGATGGCAGGACCATCTAGCGTGGGAAGATAGACGAGAGGTTCAGACAGCCAAGCGAAAAGTGTAATTTCTAGATGAGGTCAAGTAGAGTAGATTGCAGATCTCCATGACTTGAAACAGTTCCTGGTATGAGATAAGGATTTGTAATGAGTCTCTGAAATAACTACCTCAATAACTACGCGGATGTAAGATTTCTTGACATTAAAATGAatcgtttattttttattgtagaaCTGGACAGTATTGCTTATCACACTTTATTCCacagaaaaacattaaaaactatCAATAGACTTGCATAGAAAAATATAGCGGATTTGATGAGTCAACCTCGCAGATTGCTTTCGTTCCATCACGTCTTCTGACTTCGAACATTTGTCTggtcggaaaaaatcgttccaatttttctctcaacATTTCAATACCATCAACACCTTTGAAAATATCCCTATTAAACACTTGTTCCTCATTCGATGTATATAAATTGAGACTTTTGAGGTTTGGGTTTGATCCCCTTATCCAATGTTTCAGGAAGAGgtttaccgtatattctctattagtgctgcgtATCTAATAGAACGGCGTATCTAATAGAGCTGCACCCAACAGGCATTTCCGAAAATTACAGCGGCAGTCTCCAATAGAgcggcagtctctaatagaGCGGCACccttttcgctgcgagacccgcCGCTGCTTTTCagcttattttttgaatttttttcagtttatttacttttttttcaacatttttcaattgttttacgtggtttttttgtttgaaatccTTGTATTAAAACTTTACATgtaattttgaaggaaaatgcCAAGCAATTCGACAACTGGTGCTCAAAAATGCTCGAGGAAAGTTCACAGTCTGAAATTCAAGCTAGAAGCAATTGAATATGCTTCGAAGTTCAGCAAAACCAAAGCAGCAAGAGATCTGAAGGTCAGCAGACAGTGTATTCAAGACTGGGTggcacaaaaaaccaaaattgagtCTCAGttgtaagtttgaaaatgcTGATTTGTGAATGCTTAGTTATATATTTGAATTATAGGAAATCTACAAATAAAACAGCTCCAAAACGTTTAGAAGGTGGTGGCCGACCAGTCCAACGCGAAACCGTGGACGAAAGTGTGCTTCGCTGGTTTCGGGATCAACGAGAGAAAAAATTCCGTGTGAGCAGAAATTTAATCAGACAAAAAGCTAAAGAAATTTGTGGAGAGGATGACTTCAAGGTAGCAAACTGCGTACTTTGTTAAAGAAATTCAACTCTCATTCAGGCGTCGACCGGCTGGCTCCAAAAGTTCATGCGTAGGCACCACCTCAGTACACGACGAGCTACTACAACTTGTCAAAAAGAGCCTGATGAATTTGCCAAGAAAATCGTTGATTACGTtctttttgtggaaaaaatgcgACTCCAGAACAAGTATACAGATACTCACATTTTTGCAGCGGACGAGACTGCTGTTTATTTGGACTTTTCGAACTCGTTGACCTTGAACGAAAAAGGTGCTCGAGAGGTGGGAAAAACTAATactctttttttctatttcagtcACCCTATGATGAAACGTTGTCTAATACTCTTTCAGGTGCCAGTTAAGACGACAGGTCATGAAAAGATGCATGTTACAGTGCTTCTAACTGCTCGAGCCGATGGATATAAGTGCCGTCCATATGTGCTCCTTCCTCGTACCAGACCTGACAAAGAAATTGCCGCAAGATTCAAGAACAGTCTGCAACTGAGCTGGTGTAATCGAACGTTTTTCAACGATGAAGTGACAGAAGATTACTTGAACACTATCATCGGGCctcctttttttggaaaaagactTTTGGCTTGGGACGCATTCAGATGCCATATCAGTGATGCAACAAAAcgagtgctcaaaaatttgaaagtggaTACAGCAGTTGTTCCCGGTGGATGCACAAAGTTTGTACAGGTATGATCATCATCTGAAACGGTACATAAATTGTTCGCTTAGGCTCCCGACGTTTACTGGAATTCTCCTTTCAAAGCTAGCATTCGTCGAAGTTATGAGGATTGGATGGTGCATGGACAGAAAAGCTTCACAAAAAGCAACAACATGCGTCCGCCGTCAATGCTCCAATACTTGGAATGGATTGAAAACGCATGGAATGATCTTCCAAAGGATTTGATCTTGAAATCCTTTAAAGGATGCGCCTTGACAATCGCTACAGATGGAAGTGAAGATAATCAGGTTCACTGTTTTGCACCAAACGGATCGATTCCGTCGGGTCTGGATCTTCTCAACAGCACGCGTATAGAAAATTCTCTCGTCGACCTCGTGCAGGATATTGGAATCGATGAAAGTCAAGAAGAAGGCAACGAGTCTGACAATTCTATCATTTCCGTaggataatttttgttttttttctgttgtttgtttttctttgatttttttttcatttatgaaaaattgttatttctaCTCCACCATTAATTGAAActcctgaaaacaaaaaaaactcgttCGAAAATTAGAGCGGCAGTCTCCAGTAGAacggcagtctctaatagaGCTGCAATCGAGAaggctctgaaaattagagcggcatgcagcactaatagagaatatacggtatatcATTATCGGAACAATTCTGAGTGCTTAGAGCAAATTCAGAGTGATTTAAAGCTAGAAGCTCGTCGAGTGTCACATCAATGTAATAAAGTTCTAGACCCTCTAAACTCAGATTGAGGAAAGATTTTGGAAGTGGATCCTGGCCATAAACGGTTAAATATATTAGTGATGGGAACAGTTTGAGAAGCTCGCAGTTTTGAATTAAAGAGTACTCAACTTTCAAACCCTGTATTTGCAGTTCCTTTGTATATTCAAATACCTCTTCAATACTTCTTCCTGCTGAGtatctgattttcaaaaatgtatacgGATTCCTGAAGAAAACATCAGTAATATGTTTGAACCATTGTTTCTCAGTAAATCCTGGAACATCTACGTATGTAGTTATGTATCTGTTGTTTAAATATTTGCGTATTTCTACATTTGATTGAAGAAGTAAACGATCTGCTCCGAAGTGTTAACAAAATTGATGTTGATGATGTCATTTCTACATAACCGATGGcttgatttttattcacaaCTGATGTAATAAGTCGTTTTGTTTTCTTCGAGAGAACTGATACAGCTAAcctgaaacaaataaaatgtaaaaaaaaacgtaaaaatagttttttttaacttactGATCCCTCATGCTCATCAATTTCAAAGACTCTTGCAGCGCAGATTCCGGGAGACGGAGAATTGGAAAAGAGACGGCAGCCATGTCGATGAGAAAACAAGGAGAAGGAGATAAATGGTCTTGTAGACTGCGCAGCTAGGGAGAGAGAAGAGATTCAGACAAAGAATGGTGTGGCTGGAAAAGGTCAGTTGCTAGGCCTCCTGTGTATCATTAATTCTATTGAGCAGAGCCTAAGCATATTAATCGGATCTCCAACAAGAAAACTATATATAATAGTTGACCAAAGTTTGGCTTCTTTTCGGGCAGGCCTATTTCAAGCTTGGCTCAGCTTTCTACTCAACTCGACCAAGTTACGACATTTTGAcgttgccgaaaaaaaatccttgaTGCACcccctttgaaaaaaatctaaaattttcactaaaaaattgtttttctgaaagttgataaaaaatagttgtaatcgatttaaaatagtaaaaaacatatattataCAAGTTTTAGCCCATCACTCTCAAAAACACCCTTAAAATAATCTACAtatcttgagaaaaattccaaaaagaagATGTTCATGTAGACCAATTCAagggtttttttgagaattatgaACTGAAACTTGTATGGTAtgatttttccatcattttcaactatttgaaaacgtttatatcaacttttagaaaaaaaaacaatttgttttgaatttttggaatttttaaaaaggggTATTTTGGCACTTTCAAAATGTCGTAACTTGGTCGAACCTGCTCTgaagcagctaaattttttggagggatCATCCGTAACTATTCTCTATCGAATGTATACAATGGCGTAACGATGTCCAATAACGAGTTCAGAGCCTTTCCTTGTTAGGAGCTAGGCTTCATGTCGAACTTTTTCGGATATAAAACACCAATTATAACAATCagttagaaaatttattgaatgaaaaaaaaaacatcaaccAACAACAGTCATACAAAAATGAAACGAAGTGCTTG of Caenorhabditis elegans chromosome II contains these proteins:
- the fbxb-29 gene encoding F-box domain-containing protein (Confirmed by transcript evidence) — encoded protein: MAAVSFPILRLPESALQESLKLMSMRDQLAVSVLSKKTKRLITSVVNKNQAIGYVEMTSSTSILLTLRSRSFTSSIKCRNTQIFKQQIHNYIRRCSRIY
- the F45D11.7 gene encoding F-box domain-containing protein (Partially confirmed by transcript evidence); translation: MTAVSFPILRLPESALQESLKLMSIRDRLSVSVLSKKAKRLFTVVNKNPITAVVSMTSTSFCFNSRPFQHFQFVLNSDKSNVEIRKYSRNGYKWTYLNVPGFAEKQWFKHITDVFFRNQCTILIIENSPGRSIEEICECTKKLKIVELRVDHSKIQNYQVLELLPSLKKLKVRSLEGPNPKSILTQSLESIDINSLNVTLDDLLALNHTDFTLHTQSCSDSDMNLFLKHWIKGSHSNLKSLAIYIFKYIFKYCKTFEIGV
- the F45D11.11 gene encoding F-box domain-containing protein (Partially confirmed by transcript evidence); this encodes MTAVSFPILRLPESALQESLKLMSIRDRLSVSVLSKKAKRLFTVVNKNPITAVVSMTSTSFCFNSRPFQHFQFVLNSDKSNVEIRKYSRNGYKWTYLNVPGFAEKQWFKHITDVFFRNQCTILIIENSPGRSIEEICECTKKLKIVELRVDHSKIQNYQVLELLPSLKKLKVRSLEGPNPKSILTQSLESIDINSLNVTLDDLLALNHTDFTLHTQSCSDSDMNLFLKHWIKGSHSNLKSLAIFKYIYSDMNLFLKHWIKGSHSNLKSLAIFKYIFKYIYCKTFEIGV